From Spodoptera frugiperda isolate SF20-4 chromosome 27, AGI-APGP_CSIRO_Sfru_2.0, whole genome shotgun sequence, a single genomic window includes:
- the LOC118263503 gene encoding delta-sarcoglycan — translation MMDSHSLGRSRQTPAARNHIVYTDHKGRKIPYADKITPEPILHNNTSRDTKADSIRNSYNSQFKVGIYGWRKKCLYILVMTLMLMMVINLALTLWVLKVLDFNSEGMGQLRIVPGGLQLLGQALMLDSLFASTIKSRRGYPIYMEASRNFTVSTRDSHGLLQSRLYLGHDRFEVNVGRLEVRDARGALLLGAGQDSVTIGAETLTVVSPAGVTIQAAAQTPLVKAPPSKPLVLESPTRSLEMHAAQNIVLESRAGDISASCLTTFRLRSVAGSIRLDAPSIFMPKLKSALPLPPSAHTHDPHHQNIYQLCACANGKLFLAPPHGVCAAREESLICR, via the exons ATGATGGACTCGCACTCGCTAGGCCGGAGTCGGCAGACTCCCGCCGCCAGGAACCACATTGTTTACACCGACCATAAAGGACGAAA AATACCGTACGCTGACAAGATCACTCCGGAGCCGATACTGCACAACAATACCAGTAGGGACACAAAGGCTGACTCCATCAGGAACAGCTATAACAGTCAGTTCAAGGTAGGCATCTACGGCTGGCGGAAGAAATGCCTGTACATACTGGTCATGACTCTTATGCTGATGATGGTCATCAATCTCGCACTCACACTATGGGTACTGAAAGTTCTGGATTTTAATTCG GAAGGAATGGGCCAACTCCGTATAGTACCAGGAGGATTACAACTCTTAGGACAAGCTCTAATGTTGGATTCTCTCTTCGCGTCCACCATCAAGTCACGTCGAGGGTATCCAATTTACATGGAAGCTTCTCGAAATTTTACCGTTTCTACTAGAGACTCGCACGGACTGTTACAGAGTAGATTATATCTAG GCCACGATCGTTTCGAAGTGAACGTGGGTCGGTTAGAAGTGCGCGACGCCCGGGGAGCGCTGTTACTCGGCGCGGGGCAGGACTCGGTCACAATCGGGGCAGAAACACTGACGGTGGTCAGCCCTGCCGGCGTCACCATACAAGCCGCCGCGCAGACACCCCTAGTCAAAGCCCCCCCTTCAAAACCATTGGT GCTGGAGTCACCGACGCGTTCGCTGGAGATGCACGCAGCACAGAACATAGTGCTGGAGTCCCGCGCCGGCGACATCAGCGCCAGCTGCCTCACTACCTTCCGACTCAGATCCGTTGCCGGCTCG ATTCGTCTAGACGCACCCAGTATATTTATGCCAAAGTTAAAATCGGCGTTACCACTACCGCCGTCCGCGCACACGCACGATCCTCACCACCAGAACATTTACCAGCTGTGCGCATGCGCGAACGGCAAGCTGTTCCTCGCCCCGCCCCACGGCGTCTGCGCAGCACGAGAAGAGAGCCTTATATGCCGATGA